In a single window of the Nicotiana tomentosiformis chromosome 10, ASM39032v3, whole genome shotgun sequence genome:
- the LOC104090046 gene encoding homeobox-leucine zipper protein ATHB-13-like, which yields MTCTNEMDFFPANFMLQTSHEDEHQPSTSLTPILPSCSPQDFHGIASFLGKRSMSFSGMEANNNNCEENHNGEDDLSDDGSQAGEKKRRLNMEQVKTLEKNFELGNKLEPERKMQLARALGLQPRQIAIWFQNRRARWKTKQLEKDYEVLKRQFEAIKAENDALQSQNQKLHAEIMALKNRDQPTESINLNKDTEGSCSNRSENSSEIKLDISRTPAIDSPLSNHPITSRPFFPPSIRPNNNGVAQLFNMNPNSISRPDLKLMDQSSTVKEESSLSNMFCGIDDQTAFWPWLEQQHFN from the exons ATGACTTGCACTAATGAGATGGATTTTTTCCCAGCTAATTTCATGCTACAGACTTCTCATGAAGATGAACATCAACCTTCAACTTCTCTCACTCCCATTCTTCCCTCATGTTCACCTCAAGATTTCCATG GTATTGCTTCATTTCTAGGAAAAAGATCCATGTCATTTTCTGGTATGGAGGCAAATAATAATAACTGTGAGGAAAATCATAATGGAGAGGATGATTTATCAGATGATGGTTCACAAGcaggagaaaagaaaaggagaCTTAATATGGAACAAGTAAAAACACTTGAGAAGAATTTTGAGTTGGGAAACAAACTTGAACCTGAGAGGAAAATGCAACTGGCTAGAGCTCTAGGCTTACAACCAAGACAAATTGCAATTTGGTTCCAAAATAGAAGAGCAAGATGGAAAACCAAGCAATTGGAGAAAGATTATGAAGTTCTTAAAAGACAATTTGAAGCTATTAAAGCTGAAAATGATGCTCTCCAATCTCAGAACCAAAAACTTCATGCAGAG ATAATGGCACTAAAGAATAGGGATCAACCAACAGAATCAATCAATTTGAACAAGGATACAGAAGGATCATGCAGTAATAGAAGTGAAAACAGCTCAGAAATCAAGTTAGACATTTCAAGAACACCAGCCATTGATAGTCCATTATCAAATCATCCAATTACAAGCAGACCCTTTTTTCCACCCTCAATTAGACCTAATAATAATGGGGTGGCTCAACTCTTCAATATGAACCCTAATTCAATTTCAAGACCAGATCTGAAATTAATGGACCAAAGTAGTACTGTCAAAGAAGAAAGCAGCTTATCCAACATGTTTTGTGGAATTGATGATCAAACAGCTTTTTGGCCATGGCTTGAGCAACAACATTTTAATTAA
- the LOC104090047 gene encoding sucrose transport protein SUC3 isoform X2: MDAVSIRVPYKNLKQEVELVNVDESSRFTHLEIRSDSSSSPRVSNGESRDSHSPPQPPPVRNSLLTLILSCTVAAGVQFGWALQLSLLTPYIQTLGIEHAFSSFIWLCGPITGLVVQPCVGIWSDKCHSKYGRRRPFIFVGAVMISIAVIIIGFSADIGYLLGDTKEHCSTFKGTRSRAAIVFVVGFWMLDLANNTVQGPARALLADLSGPDQRNTANAVFCSWMAVGNILGFSAGASGGWHRWFPFLTNRACCEPCGNLKAAFLVAVVFLTLCTLVTLHFAKEVPLSLKQTNRLSDSAPLLDSPQNTSFDLSQSKTESQSVNNVTNSESEVGHVTINSPKNEDQRHEQDQGDSFTDSPGAVLVNLLTSLRHLPPAMHSVLIVMALTWLSWFPFFLFDTDWMGREVYHGDPKGEAAEVKAYNQGVREGAFGLLLNSVVLGITSFFIEPMCKWIGSRLVWAVSNLIVFACMASTAIISLVSISAHSRGVQHVIEATQSTKIASLVVFSLLGIPLAVTYSVPFSITAELTADAGGGQGLAIGVLNLAIVVPQMIVSLGAGPWDALFGGGNIPAFVLASLSALAAGIFAMLRLPNLSSNYTSTGFHFG, encoded by the exons ATGGATGCGGTGTCGATAAGAGTACCGTACAAGAATTTAAAGCAGGAAGTGGAATTAGTTAACGTTGATGAATCATCTCGGTTTACtcatttggagatccgtagtgatTCGTCTTCTTCTCCTAGGGTTTCCAATGGCGAATCACGCGATTCGCATTCTCCTCCACAGCCGCCGCCTGTACGGAACAGTTTACTCACTTTAATTCTCAGTTGCACCGTCGCCGCCGGTGTTCAGTTCGGTTGGGCCTTGCAACTCTCTCTCCTCACTCCTTACATTCAG ACACTTGGCATAGAGCATGCCTTCTCTTCTTTTATTTGGCTTTGCGGTCCTATTACAGGCCTTGTG GTACAACCTTGTGTAGGTATATGGAGTGATAAATGTCATTCGAAATATGGCAGAAGAAGGCCTTTCATTTTTGTTGGAGCTGTCATGATATCTATTGCT GTGATAATTATCGGGTTTTCTGCAGACATAGGATACTTATTGGGGGACACAAAAGAGCATTGCAG CACTTTCAAAGGCACTCGCTCTAGAGCAGCTATTGTCTTCGTTGTTGGGTTTTGGATGCTCGATCTTGCTAATAATACCGTGCAG GGTCCAGCTCGAGCTCTTTTGGCAGATTTGTCAG GTCCTGATCAAAGAAATACTGCAAACGCTGTGTTCTGCTCCTGGATGGCTGTTGGAAACATTCTTGGATTTTCTGCTGGAGCCAGTGGAGGTTGGCACAG ATGGTTTCCCTTTTTGACAAATAGAGCTTGTTGTGAGCCATGTGGAAATCTCAAAGCAGCGTTCTTAGTTGCAGTG GTCTTTTTGACTCTATGCACATTGGTAACTCTCCACTTTGCCAAAGAAGTCCCGCTGTCACTCAAGCAAACCAATCGCTTATCAGATTCTGCTCCTCTGTTGGATAGTCCTCAGAATACTAGCTTTGACCTTTCTCAATCAAAAACGGAGTCGCAATCTGTAAATAATGTGACCAATAGTGAATCTGAGGTGGGTCATGTAACCATTAATAGTCCAAAGAATGAAGACCAGAGACATGAGCAGGATCAAGGTGATAGCTTCACTGATAGCCCTGGAGCGGTTTTGGTCAATCTATTGACCAGCTTACGACATTTGCCTCCTGCAATGCATTCGGTTCTCATTGTCATGGCTCTGACTTGG TTGTCCTGGTTTCCCTTTTTCCTCTTTGACACAGATTGGATGGGGAGAGAAGTCTATCATGGGGACCCGAAAGGAGAAGCAGCTGAAGTAAAAGCATATAACCAAGGTGTCAGAGAAGGTGCATTTGGTTTGCTATTGAATTCT GTTGTTCTTGGCATTACCTCCTTTTTTATTGAGCCAATGTGCAAGTGGATTGGTTCCAGACTTGTTTGGGCTGTGAGCAACCTCATTGTATTTGCCTGCATGGCCAGCACCGCTATCATTAGCCTGGTTTCTATCAGTGCACATTCACGAGGAGTCCAACATGTGATTGAAGCTACTCAATCAACGAAAATTGCTTCTTTGGTTGTTTTCTCGCTTCTTGGCATTCCTCTTGCT GTCACTTACAGTGTTCCTTTCTCTATCACAGCAGAGTTGACAGCTGATGCTGGTGGTGGTCAAG GGTTGGCAATAGGAGTCCTAAATCTTGCAATTGTTGTACCTCAG ATGATTGTATCACTTGGTGCCGGACCATGGGATGCTTTATTTGGTGGAGGGAACATACCGGCATTTGTCTTGGCATCTTTATCTGCACTTGCTGCTGGCATTTTTGCAATGCTCAGACTACCAAATTTATCAAGTAATTATACATCAACTGGCTTCCACTTTGGTTGA
- the LOC104090047 gene encoding sucrose transport protein SUC3 isoform X3 — MSFEIWQKKAFHFCWSCHDIYCYIGYLLGDTKEHCSTFKGTRSRAAIVFVVGFWMLDLANNTVQGPARALLADLSGPDQRNTANAVFCSWMAVGNILGFSAGASGGWHRLKVVFDKTLCLGRWFPFLTNRACCEPCGNLKAAFLVAVVFLTLCTLVTLHFAKEVPLSLKQTNRLSDSAPLLDSPQNTSFDLSQSKTESQSVNNVTNSESEVGHVTINSPKNEDQRHEQDQGDSFTDSPGAVLVNLLTSLRHLPPAMHSVLIVMALTWLSWFPFFLFDTDWMGREVYHGDPKGEAAEVKAYNQGVREGAFGLLLNSVVLGITSFFIEPMCKWIGSRLVWAVSNLIVFACMASTAIISLVSISAHSRGVQHVIEATQSTKIASLVVFSLLGIPLAVTYSVPFSITAELTADAGGGQGLAIGVLNLAIVVPQMIVSLGAGPWDALFGGGNIPAFVLASLSALAAGIFAMLRLPNLSSNYTSTGFHFG; from the exons ATGTCATTCGAAATATGGCAGAAGAAGGCCTTTCATTTTTGTTGGAGCTGTCATGATATCTATTGCT ACATAGGATACTTATTGGGGGACACAAAAGAGCATTGCAG CACTTTCAAAGGCACTCGCTCTAGAGCAGCTATTGTCTTCGTTGTTGGGTTTTGGATGCTCGATCTTGCTAATAATACCGTGCAG GGTCCAGCTCGAGCTCTTTTGGCAGATTTGTCAG GTCCTGATCAAAGAAATACTGCAAACGCTGTGTTCTGCTCCTGGATGGCTGTTGGAAACATTCTTGGATTTTCTGCTGGAGCCAGTGGAGGTTGGCACAG GCTTAAAGTAGTCTTTGACAAAACTTTGTGTCTGGGCAGATGGTTTCCCTTTTTGACAAATAGAGCTTGTTGTGAGCCATGTGGAAATCTCAAAGCAGCGTTCTTAGTTGCAGTG GTCTTTTTGACTCTATGCACATTGGTAACTCTCCACTTTGCCAAAGAAGTCCCGCTGTCACTCAAGCAAACCAATCGCTTATCAGATTCTGCTCCTCTGTTGGATAGTCCTCAGAATACTAGCTTTGACCTTTCTCAATCAAAAACGGAGTCGCAATCTGTAAATAATGTGACCAATAGTGAATCTGAGGTGGGTCATGTAACCATTAATAGTCCAAAGAATGAAGACCAGAGACATGAGCAGGATCAAGGTGATAGCTTCACTGATAGCCCTGGAGCGGTTTTGGTCAATCTATTGACCAGCTTACGACATTTGCCTCCTGCAATGCATTCGGTTCTCATTGTCATGGCTCTGACTTGG TTGTCCTGGTTTCCCTTTTTCCTCTTTGACACAGATTGGATGGGGAGAGAAGTCTATCATGGGGACCCGAAAGGAGAAGCAGCTGAAGTAAAAGCATATAACCAAGGTGTCAGAGAAGGTGCATTTGGTTTGCTATTGAATTCT GTTGTTCTTGGCATTACCTCCTTTTTTATTGAGCCAATGTGCAAGTGGATTGGTTCCAGACTTGTTTGGGCTGTGAGCAACCTCATTGTATTTGCCTGCATGGCCAGCACCGCTATCATTAGCCTGGTTTCTATCAGTGCACATTCACGAGGAGTCCAACATGTGATTGAAGCTACTCAATCAACGAAAATTGCTTCTTTGGTTGTTTTCTCGCTTCTTGGCATTCCTCTTGCT GTCACTTACAGTGTTCCTTTCTCTATCACAGCAGAGTTGACAGCTGATGCTGGTGGTGGTCAAG GGTTGGCAATAGGAGTCCTAAATCTTGCAATTGTTGTACCTCAG ATGATTGTATCACTTGGTGCCGGACCATGGGATGCTTTATTTGGTGGAGGGAACATACCGGCATTTGTCTTGGCATCTTTATCTGCACTTGCTGCTGGCATTTTTGCAATGCTCAGACTACCAAATTTATCAAGTAATTATACATCAACTGGCTTCCACTTTGGTTGA
- the LOC104090047 gene encoding sucrose transport protein SUC3 isoform X1, whose protein sequence is MDAVSIRVPYKNLKQEVELVNVDESSRFTHLEIRSDSSSSPRVSNGESRDSHSPPQPPPVRNSLLTLILSCTVAAGVQFGWALQLSLLTPYIQTLGIEHAFSSFIWLCGPITGLVVQPCVGIWSDKCHSKYGRRRPFIFVGAVMISIAVIIIGFSADIGYLLGDTKEHCSTFKGTRSRAAIVFVVGFWMLDLANNTVQGPARALLADLSGPDQRNTANAVFCSWMAVGNILGFSAGASGGWHRLKVVFDKTLCLGRWFPFLTNRACCEPCGNLKAAFLVAVVFLTLCTLVTLHFAKEVPLSLKQTNRLSDSAPLLDSPQNTSFDLSQSKTESQSVNNVTNSESEVGHVTINSPKNEDQRHEQDQGDSFTDSPGAVLVNLLTSLRHLPPAMHSVLIVMALTWLSWFPFFLFDTDWMGREVYHGDPKGEAAEVKAYNQGVREGAFGLLLNSVVLGITSFFIEPMCKWIGSRLVWAVSNLIVFACMASTAIISLVSISAHSRGVQHVIEATQSTKIASLVVFSLLGIPLAVTYSVPFSITAELTADAGGGQGLAIGVLNLAIVVPQMIVSLGAGPWDALFGGGNIPAFVLASLSALAAGIFAMLRLPNLSSNYTSTGFHFG, encoded by the exons ATGGATGCGGTGTCGATAAGAGTACCGTACAAGAATTTAAAGCAGGAAGTGGAATTAGTTAACGTTGATGAATCATCTCGGTTTACtcatttggagatccgtagtgatTCGTCTTCTTCTCCTAGGGTTTCCAATGGCGAATCACGCGATTCGCATTCTCCTCCACAGCCGCCGCCTGTACGGAACAGTTTACTCACTTTAATTCTCAGTTGCACCGTCGCCGCCGGTGTTCAGTTCGGTTGGGCCTTGCAACTCTCTCTCCTCACTCCTTACATTCAG ACACTTGGCATAGAGCATGCCTTCTCTTCTTTTATTTGGCTTTGCGGTCCTATTACAGGCCTTGTG GTACAACCTTGTGTAGGTATATGGAGTGATAAATGTCATTCGAAATATGGCAGAAGAAGGCCTTTCATTTTTGTTGGAGCTGTCATGATATCTATTGCT GTGATAATTATCGGGTTTTCTGCAGACATAGGATACTTATTGGGGGACACAAAAGAGCATTGCAG CACTTTCAAAGGCACTCGCTCTAGAGCAGCTATTGTCTTCGTTGTTGGGTTTTGGATGCTCGATCTTGCTAATAATACCGTGCAG GGTCCAGCTCGAGCTCTTTTGGCAGATTTGTCAG GTCCTGATCAAAGAAATACTGCAAACGCTGTGTTCTGCTCCTGGATGGCTGTTGGAAACATTCTTGGATTTTCTGCTGGAGCCAGTGGAGGTTGGCACAG GCTTAAAGTAGTCTTTGACAAAACTTTGTGTCTGGGCAGATGGTTTCCCTTTTTGACAAATAGAGCTTGTTGTGAGCCATGTGGAAATCTCAAAGCAGCGTTCTTAGTTGCAGTG GTCTTTTTGACTCTATGCACATTGGTAACTCTCCACTTTGCCAAAGAAGTCCCGCTGTCACTCAAGCAAACCAATCGCTTATCAGATTCTGCTCCTCTGTTGGATAGTCCTCAGAATACTAGCTTTGACCTTTCTCAATCAAAAACGGAGTCGCAATCTGTAAATAATGTGACCAATAGTGAATCTGAGGTGGGTCATGTAACCATTAATAGTCCAAAGAATGAAGACCAGAGACATGAGCAGGATCAAGGTGATAGCTTCACTGATAGCCCTGGAGCGGTTTTGGTCAATCTATTGACCAGCTTACGACATTTGCCTCCTGCAATGCATTCGGTTCTCATTGTCATGGCTCTGACTTGG TTGTCCTGGTTTCCCTTTTTCCTCTTTGACACAGATTGGATGGGGAGAGAAGTCTATCATGGGGACCCGAAAGGAGAAGCAGCTGAAGTAAAAGCATATAACCAAGGTGTCAGAGAAGGTGCATTTGGTTTGCTATTGAATTCT GTTGTTCTTGGCATTACCTCCTTTTTTATTGAGCCAATGTGCAAGTGGATTGGTTCCAGACTTGTTTGGGCTGTGAGCAACCTCATTGTATTTGCCTGCATGGCCAGCACCGCTATCATTAGCCTGGTTTCTATCAGTGCACATTCACGAGGAGTCCAACATGTGATTGAAGCTACTCAATCAACGAAAATTGCTTCTTTGGTTGTTTTCTCGCTTCTTGGCATTCCTCTTGCT GTCACTTACAGTGTTCCTTTCTCTATCACAGCAGAGTTGACAGCTGATGCTGGTGGTGGTCAAG GGTTGGCAATAGGAGTCCTAAATCTTGCAATTGTTGTACCTCAG ATGATTGTATCACTTGGTGCCGGACCATGGGATGCTTTATTTGGTGGAGGGAACATACCGGCATTTGTCTTGGCATCTTTATCTGCACTTGCTGCTGGCATTTTTGCAATGCTCAGACTACCAAATTTATCAAGTAATTATACATCAACTGGCTTCCACTTTGGTTGA
- the LOC138900206 gene encoding uncharacterized protein: protein MIFMATPPNFEKGQSTYRLPRFNGQYYSWWKTRMHDFIMDEDPELWDVICDGPFVPMKTIGEVTVTVPKTGKEYNDADRKAIKKNFRTKNILVFGIGPDEYNRIPACQSAKEIWKALQTTHEGTTQVKQSKIDMLTTEYEFFKMK from the coding sequence ATGATCTTCATGGCTACTCCACCAAACTTCGAGAAAGGACAATCAACCTATAGACTACCAAGATTCAACGGCCAATACTATAGTTGGTGGAAAACAAGAATGCATGACTTCATTATGGATGAGGACCCAGAGCTGTGGGATGTGATATGTGATGGTCCTTTTGTTCCCATGAAAACTATTGGTGAGGTAACAGTTACGGTCCCAAAAACAGGAAAAGAGTACAACGATGCTGATAGAAAGGCTATTAAGAAGAACTTCAGGACAAAGAATATTCTTGTTTTTGGCATTGGACCAGATGAATACAACCGCATCCCAGCTTGTCAGTCTGCTAAGGAGATCTGGAAAGCTCTCCAGACTACCCATGAGGGAACTACTCAAGTTAAGCAGTCCAAAATTGACATGCTTACTACTGAGTATGAGTTTTTCAAGATGAAGTAG